Genomic window (Spirosoma sp. KCTC 42546):
TAAGGGTAAAATGTTTCCTTCGCCAACAGGAGTTCAGTTTCGCAAGTAAATAAAATTCCATCGGCATTGTTAACTACATTGCTTTCGATTAATTTCCAGTAAACCCAATTTCGTATTGCTTTTAATAATCTATTTTGGGCTTTTTGAAAATAGGGATCAAGCATACCATGTGGTATAATAAATACTTTAGGCACTTGTTTTATCGCTGCGTCATTAGCTGATTGCTGATCTTTAAGTTGTTTTATTACTTTGTTAACCGCATAAGTATGATACAACCAAAGGCCATGCACGACTACAAAGTCATATTGTAGGATGTTTGTCTTAAGCCAAGGTATTAGCTTGGAGTTATACCACCAAGGGCCCTGCCAGGGGCCAATAGCATAATGGCAGAAGGAGTCGTCAAGAATAAATTTTTCATCAGGTGAGTCTAAGCTAAGAACGTCAGCTTGTACACCTAATTTTTTAACTTCATATACTATATTACGGACGCCATGAGATGGCCCTCCAAATAAAGGATTTATTGTTGTAATTACATGTAAAACACGCATGGATTCTAATTTTACACACTTAGCTTTAACTGTCGTATTTTTAATAGACAAAGCCTTCTGTACGAGTAAAATATTTAGCAGTTATAGGAATGGCTTTAATTGGCTTGGCAGGAACACCACCATATAATGTTCTTTCTTCATTATACCTCTTATTTAAGAGCGATTTGGCGCTGAGTACAGAATAAGACGGTAAATAAGCACCTCCTATAAGCACAACATTTGTCCCAATGAAGGCGTATTCTCCAATATATATTGGGAAGCTATCTTGACGGTTTTCTAGAATGTTTATAGAATGTGTTAGTAATTGAGAATGATAACCAGCAATTGTAGTGAATTTCCCAATTTCAATACGATTTGTACAATCTAAATGATGATACTTGGTAATAGCTGCAGATTCGCCTAACAGTAGCTCTGCATGACGGTCAATTTGATGTTTAAAATGAGAATGATTACCGATAGTTGAAAAGCCTGTAATCCAGTTGCCTCTACCTATTGATGATTTCGTATTCATTTTAATAAGATCTAAATGAATGGCAACTGTAAAATGCTCAATCTTAGAAAAAGCATCCATAACAAGTTCTCTCGGAAATACCCAGGAAAGGCCAATCCGAGCAGTTGGGTGGATTTGGTACCCAAACCATTTTTCCAGAGCCCGTCGCCGTAAAGACCACGGCATAATAAACGTTAATAACTTTAATAAATTTATCATGAAAGCTCTACGAATTCTTTATTTTTAACGCCAAATAAATTGAGATAAGCTTTCACCATTTTTGACGGTTCGTATCGTCTACAGTTCTCATATCCCTGTTTAATGAGATTATCTTTTGTAACCGTATCTTCTAATAAAAGGAAAGCCTTAGCGAATTCTTGCGGATTGAACGGGTCTGCATGAAAGGCAGTTTCTCCACTTACTTCTGGTAATGGCTCTATATTACTAGCAATTACTGGAGCCCCACAAGCTTGTGCTTCAATAACCGGCCATCCAAAACCCTCAGATAAAGATGGGAAAATGAACGATTGACAAGCACTGTAGAGAGCGATTAGCGTAGTATGATCGGGCTTAACTATTGAAATAA
Coding sequences:
- a CDS encoding acyltransferase; the protein is MINLLKLLTFIMPWSLRRRALEKWFGYQIHPTARIGLSWVFPRELVMDAFSKIEHFTVAIHLDLIKMNTKSSIGRGNWITGFSTIGNHSHFKHQIDRHAELLLGESAAITKYHHLDCTNRIEIGKFTTIAGYHSQLLTHSINILENRQDSFPIYIGEYAFIGTNVVLIGGAYLPSYSVLSAKSLLNKRYNEERTLYGGVPAKPIKAIPITAKYFTRTEGFVY